One window of Equus asinus isolate D_3611 breed Donkey chromosome 7, EquAss-T2T_v2, whole genome shotgun sequence genomic DNA carries:
- the SEC11C gene encoding signal peptidase complex catalytic subunit SEC11C isoform X1, giving the protein MVRAGTVGTHLPASGLDIFGDLRKMNKRQLYYQVLNFAMIVSSALMIWKGLIVLTGSESPIVVVLSGSMEPAFHRGDLLFLTNFREDPIRAGEIVVFKVEGRDIPIVHRVIKVHEKDNGDIKFLTKGDNNEVDDRGLYKEGQNWLEKKDVVGRARGFLPYVGMVTIIMNDYPKFKYALLAVMGAYVLLKRES; this is encoded by the exons ATGGTGCGCGCGGGCACCGTGGGGACGCATCTCCCCGCGTCCGGCTTGGACATCTTCGGGgacctgaggaaaatgaacaagcgCCAG CTCTACTACCAGGTTCTAAACTTTGCCATGATCGTGTCTTCGGCACTCATGATCTGGAAAGGCTTGATCGTCCTCACTGGCAGCGAGAGCCCCATCGTGGTGGTGCTGAG TGGCAGTATGGAGCCGGCCTTTCACAGGGGCGACCTTCTGTTCCTAACGAATTTCCGGGAAGACCCTATAAGAGCTGGAGAAATCGTCGTTTTTAAAGTCGAAGGACGAGACATTCCAATAGTTCACAGAGTAATCAAAGTTCATGAAAA AGATAATGGAGACATCAAATTTCTGACTAAAGGAGATAATAATGAAGTCGATGATAGAGGCTTGTACAAAGAAGGCCAGAACTGGCTGGAAAAGAAGGACGTGGTGGGAAGAGCCAGAGG GTTTTTACCATATGTTGGTATGGTCACCATAATAATGAATGACTATCCAAAATTCAAG TATGCTCTTTTGGCTGTAATGGGTGCGTATGTGTTACTAAAACGTGAATCCTAA
- the SEC11C gene encoding signal peptidase complex catalytic subunit SEC11C isoform X2, producing MVRAGTVGTHLPASGLDIFGDLRKMNKRQLYYQVLNFAMIVSSALMIWKGLIVLTGSESPIVVVLRDNGDIKFLTKGDNNEVDDRGLYKEGQNWLEKKDVVGRARGFLPYVGMVTIIMNDYPKFKYALLAVMGAYVLLKRES from the exons ATGGTGCGCGCGGGCACCGTGGGGACGCATCTCCCCGCGTCCGGCTTGGACATCTTCGGGgacctgaggaaaatgaacaagcgCCAG CTCTACTACCAGGTTCTAAACTTTGCCATGATCGTGTCTTCGGCACTCATGATCTGGAAAGGCTTGATCGTCCTCACTGGCAGCGAGAGCCCCATCGTGGTGGTGCTGAG AGATAATGGAGACATCAAATTTCTGACTAAAGGAGATAATAATGAAGTCGATGATAGAGGCTTGTACAAAGAAGGCCAGAACTGGCTGGAAAAGAAGGACGTGGTGGGAAGAGCCAGAGG GTTTTTACCATATGTTGGTATGGTCACCATAATAATGAATGACTATCCAAAATTCAAG TATGCTCTTTTGGCTGTAATGGGTGCGTATGTGTTACTAAAACGTGAATCCTAA